The following are from one region of the Fusarium keratoplasticum isolate Fu6.1 chromosome 4, whole genome shotgun sequence genome:
- a CDS encoding Condensin complex subunit 2: MPRVAQVPRTGSARSNTGSSAASPFKTASPIKIPLNDDVHEKGQRMSSRRALQERQFNEIKKAATPRKVSLRRDDMENSPGADPRTPHGSRSINIDDDEGFVVGGTAVTPMKRVPILANFEEWMKMATDNKINATNSWNFALIDYFHDMSLLKEGDGVNFQKASCTLDGCVKIYTNRVDSVATETGKLLSGLADSNNAKKKDRDGEEGEESDEEELDENGNVKKKPKKKTQRSSEATLAPSFNSLQLKKFELEFAVDPLFKKASADFDEGGAKGLLLNHLMIDSQGRIVFDSSDDSGDANTLGKKTKSEEFGDEEDEEAEQQEEEPIEEEEEEADVEIDVGALGAKFIPDLQRLDELDVCPSLKTFDLGDPSGSMDIPFLKAPEDWRQDQDKEKTPGALGDISGLVIDGDAPAGFDDDDLGLGSFDVVGEVAFGEGGEAWAREAALEPQMRVYDAGLGEEGGDGEGFDDNGEYVVSMTSAQKADKMHEDILGFFDQALQKNWSSAEHWRIRKIKDVNKPAGETKKRKEKEPFEIDFAAPIDSHAWDVLYTQAASNSTISMPKKDWKSKSRNLLPDDKHFNSKSLLNLFLKPKARMGRRRTGFGARAGGFGNTAQDNQPEGEMDEAFWAKQKAPMQNSDDTALPQGDYDANFFQDDGMPFPGGDLDDDDDLEFSDAREHFSPGVDGPAGLTEGAGLTALLGGETVTNTGAFGTTLVTQTRRVRPEYVQYARVAKKVDVRRLKEEIWKGMDMEALEKPAETPAEANEDEPLKFTSVMNNLQSVYPKPVMDDISTSYCFICLLHLANEKGLVIEKTADLSELEIRKDWTAEIVEE; encoded by the exons ATGCCTCGCGTTGCTCAAGTTCCCCGTACGGGGAGTGCCAGATCCAATACTGGCTCCAGCGCTGCCTCACCTTTCAAGACGGCGTCGCCCATCAA GATCCCTCTCAACGACGATGTCCACGAAAAGGGCCAACGCATGAGCTCCAGGCGAGCACTTCAAGAGAGACAGTTCAACGAAATCAAAAAGGCTGCAACCCCTCGCAAGGTCAGCCTCCGCCGCGACGACATGGAGAACTCCCCAGGAGCCGATCCCCGCACTCCCCACGGCAGCCGGAGCATCAAcattgacgatgacgagggcTTTGTAGTAGGCGGAACTGCGGTCACACCTATGAAGCGTGTCCCGATTCTCGCCAACTTTGAAGAgtggatgaagatggcgaccGACAACAAGATCAATGCTACAAACTCGTGGAACTTTGCCCTCATCGACTACTTTCACGACATGTCGCTCTTGAAAGAGGGCGACGGTGTCAACTTTCAAAAGGCCAGTTGCACCCTGGACGGGTGTGTCAAGATCTACACAAACCGAGTCGACAGTGTCGCAACCGAGACGGGCAAGCTGCTGAGCGGTCTTGCCGATAGCAAcaatgccaagaagaaggaccgggatggtgaggagggtgaggagagcgacgaggaagagctAGATGAGAATGGCAAcgtgaagaagaagcccaagaagaag ACGCAACGATCATCCGAAGCTACCTTGGCCCCCTCTTTCAACTCATTACAGCTCAAGAAATTTGAGCTAGAATTTGCTGTTGACCCCCTTTTCAAGAAGGCCTctgccgactttgacgagggcGGTGCCAAGGGACTTTTGCTAAACCATCTCATGATTGACTCACAAGGGCGTATCGTTTTcgacagcagcgacgacTCTGGAGACGCCAACACActggggaagaagacgaaATCTGAGGAAttcggcgacgaggaagatgaggaggccgagcaacaagaggaggaacctatcgaggaagaagaggaggaagctgatgTCGAGATCGATGTGGGGGCTCTGGGAGCCAAGTTTATTCCCGACTTACAACGGCTCGACGAGCTCGACGTGTGCCCTTCTCTCAAGACTTTTGATCTGGGGGATCCCTCCGGATCTATGGATATCCCCTTCCTGAAGGCACCCGAAGACTGGAGGCAAGAtcaagacaaggagaagacgCCAGGCGCTCTTGGTGATATCTCCGGACTGGTCATCGACGGGGATGCCCCTGCAGGctttgatgacgacgacctCGGACTAGGCTCCTTCGATGTGGTGGGCGAGGTCGCTTTCggtgagggtggtgaagCTTGGGCCCGAGAAGCCGCCTTGGAACCGCAGATGCGAGTGTACGACGCTGGTCTCGGCGAAGAAGGCGGTGACGGGGAAGGGTTCGACGACAATGGAGAGTACGTGGTCTCGATGACCAGTGCGCAGAAGGCGGATAAGATGCACGAAGACATCCTTGGATTCTTTGACCAGGCATTGCAGAAGAACTGGTCAAGCGCCGAGCACTGGAGAATCCGGAAGATCAAGGATGTCAACAAGCCTGCGGGTgagaccaagaagcgcaaggaaaAGGAGCCCTTCGAGATTGACTTTGCCGCCCCTATCGACTCTCATGCGTGGGATGTCCTATACACACAGGCTGCCAGCAACTCAACTATCAGCATGCCGAAGAAGGACTGGAAGTCCAAGTCGCGCAACCTCCTTCCTGACGACAAGCacttcaactccaagtcCCTCCTGAACTTGTTCTTGAAGCCCAAGGCCCGAATGGGCAGACGACGGACTGGATTTGGCGCTCGGGCCGGTGGCTTCGGCAACACTGCCCAGGACAACCAGCCCGAAGGagagatggacgaggcgtTCTGGGCTAAGCAAAAGGCGCCTATGCAGAACTCGGACGACACAGCGCTTCCGCAGGGTGATTATGACGCCAACTTCTTCCAAGATGACGGCATGCCATTCCCTGGTGGTGATctggacgacgacgatgatctCGAGTTTTCAGATGCACGGGAGCATTTCTCACCAGGGGTGGATGGCCCGGCTGGCCTAACAGAGGGCGCTGGTCTCACAgctctcctcggcggcgagaCGGTGACGAATACTGGAGCATTCGGAACAACGCTGGTCACTCAAACAAGGAGGGTGCGGCCAGAGTACGTCCAATACGCAAGAGTGGCCAAGAAGGTGGACGTCCGAaggctcaaggaggagatctggAAGGGCATGGATATGGAAGCTCTCGAG AAACCTGCCGAGACCCCTGCCGAGGCAAACGAGGATGAGCCACTCAAGTTTACTTCGGTCATGAACAACCTGCAATCGGTGTATCCCAAGCCGGTGATGGACGATATCTCCACATCATACTGCTTCATCTGTCTACTGCACTTGGCCAACGAGAAGGGTCTGGTGATTGAGAAGACGGCCGATCTATCAGAGTTGGAGATCCGCAAGGACTGGACGGCAGAGATTGTGGAAGAGTAA
- a CDS encoding HMG box domain-containing protein translates to MSSDLGKIFGELGLTQYLDTFVEQGFDEWDIILDIQESDLDALGVKLGHRRKLQRRIANARGISPTASLVTPVRPTSEEVKPESVPPEPSRPESHQEGQGVAKRKYRRHPKADENAPERPPSAYVLFSNKMREDLRSQNLSFTEIAKLVGENWQNLDAVEKESYESQANADKEKYHRDLMEYKKTADYRKYMQYLQEFKEKQAKRTQVSDASKRPKLDSVRLRHGSSSSTMTPGGNTSSASGSGSERLQGSEPPPSRRERLNSIASVAESQHSSTTPTLPSQANSNDDTMSSPRILHYDSGSPRDSHRQPPQRQSSWREGGPSHQHLPSLSNMLDDGRKAMPAATGSEGNPYSSGFVAANHPRSVPEVPNVLPSVPVRAPLLRHEQSSNSSVGSISPANSFARTPGEGPLPIHALLSHHQTMPTPAVTTAAVFERGSPGSGTGAVSPSPTDLTRPPFGHGAVPRGYGFRPLPPTGLLGRAEPTGDADVLMTPAPDLVAPIQEHSIKPRLDGMSVLLRAGELVERHERDDRR, encoded by the exons ATGTCTTCCGATCTTGGAAAGATCTTTGGCGAGTTGGGGTTGACCCAGTATCTTGACACATTTGTCGAGCAGGGGTTTGATGAGTGGGACATTATCCTTGACATCCAGGAGTCAGACCT CGATGCCTTGGGGgtcaaactcggccatcGAAGG AAACTCCAGAGAAGGATTGCCAACGCTCGAGGCATCTCCCCGACGGCATCATTGGTAACCCCAGTAAGACCAACAAGCGAAGAAGTCAAGCCTGAAAGCGTCCCACCAGAACCTTCTCGGCCGGAAAGCCACCAGGAGGGGCAGGGGGTTGCGAAGCGAAAGTATCGACGACATCCGAAG GCTGATGAAAATGCCCCGGAGAGACCCCCCTCTGCATATGTGCTGTTCTCCAATA AAATGAGAGAAGACCTGAGGAGCCAAAACCTCAGCTTCACCGAAATCGCTAAACTTGTGGGAGAGAACTGGCAGAACCTTGATGCGGTTGAGAAGGAATCGTACGAGAGCCAGGCCAATGCCGACAAAGAAAAGTACCATCGAGACTTGATGGAGTACAAGAAGACAGCCGACTACAGGAAGTACATGCAATACCTCCAAGAGTTCAAAGAGAAGCAAGCCAAGCGAACTCAAG TCAGCGATGCGTCAAAACGTCCCAAGCTGGACTCTGTCCGGTTACGGCATGGAAGCAGTAGCAGCACAATGACGCCTGGCGGCAACACGTCGAGCGCAAGTGGAAGTGGTAGCGAGAGGCTTCAGGGGAGCGAGCCGCCTCCATCCCGAAGGGAGAGGTTGAATTCGATCGCATCGGTGGCCGAATCGCAACACTCGTCAACGACACCGACATTACCGTCGCAAGCAAATTCGAACGACGACACCATGTCATCACCCCGAATCCTTCACTACGACAGCGGTAGCCCACGAGATTCGCACCgtcagcctcctcagcgtCAGTCCTCGTGGCGAGAAGGTGGCCCATCCCACCAACACCTACCATCATTGTCCAACATGCTCGATGATGGTAGGAAAGCCATGCCGGCTGCCACTGGATCCGAGGGTAACCCGTACTCGTCGGGCTTCGTCGCCGCCAACCATCCTAGATCGGTACCGGAGGTTCCGAATGTGCTTCCTTCAGTGCCGGTGAGAGCACCGTTGCTCCGACACGAACAGTCCTCCAACAGCAGCGTTGGATCGATCAGTCCAGCAAACAGCTTTGCGCGGACGCCCGGCGAGGGACCGCTACCGATACACGCTCTCCTTTCGCACCACCAAACGATGCCGACTCCGGCCGTGACTACAGCCGCAGTCTTTGAACGGGGCTCGCCTGGTTCTGGCACTGGCGCAGTCAGTCCAAGCCCGACAGACCTAACACGGCCGCCTTTCGGGCATGGGGCCGTGCCTAGGGGATATG GCTTCCGTCCTCTGCCACCCACTGGGCTGCTTGGCAGGGCAGAACCAACAGGGGATGCTGACGTGTTGATGACACCAGCTCCCGACCTGGTGGCCCCCATCCAGGAACACTCCATCAAACCTCGACTTGATGGGATGAGCGTTCTCCTGAGAGCGGGCGAGCTGGTTGAACGACATGAACGAGACGACCGAAGATAA
- a CDS encoding Histidine kinase: MIDDAALAAAAEIVASIAPDSRLPNSIPVGVASQVQLPGRDTPAKRKLEIELQNLALRVGKLESQASATSTSTFPETPNEAIDTLFGGEDTSNSNVAPTTRPKSKVIHAQGSLHSPHLPYYQLTKEALEGLREHVDDQSKLLDSQREELAGVNAQLLEQKQLQERALEVLEQERIATLERELWKHQKANEAFQKALREIGEIVTAVARGDLTMKVRMNTVEMDPEITTFKRTINAMMDQLQTFASEVSRVAREVGTEGLLGGQARIGGVDGTWKELTDNVNVMAQNLTDQVREIASVTTAVAHGDLTKKIERPARGEILQLQQTINTMVDQLRTFASEVTRVARDVGTEGMLGGQADVGGVQGMWNDLTVNVNAMANNLTTQVRDIIKVTTAVAKGDLTQKVQADCRGEIFDLKSTINSMVDQLQQFAREVTKIAREVGTEGRLGGQATVHDVEGTWRDLTENVNGMAMNLTTQVREIAKVTTAVAKGDLTKKIGVEVKGEIAELKNTINQMVDRLGTFAVEVSKVAREVGTDGTLGGQAQVANVEGKWKDLTENVNTMASNLTVQVRSISTVTQAIANGDMSQKIKVEANGEIQVLKETINNMVDRLSSFCYEVQRVAKDVGVDGKMGAQADVAGLDGRWKEITTDVNTMASNLTTQVRAFSDITNLATDGDFTKLVDVEASGEMDELKRKINQMISNLRDSIQRNTQAREAAELANKTKSEFLANMSHEIRTPMNGIIGMTQLTLDTDLTQYQREMLNIVNNLANSLLTIIDDILDLSKIEARRMVIEEIPYTLRGTVFNALKTLAVKANEKFLDLTYKVDSSVPDYVIGDSFRLRQIILNLVGNAIKFTEHGEVSLTIKERVEQRNVRPGEYAVEFIVEDTGIGIAKDKLDLIFDTFQQADGSMTRKFGGTGLGLSISKRLVNLMGGDLWVISEQGKGSEFHFTCLVKLAHDDAAMIEQQIRPYRGHQVLFVDKAQSKDGVSIKGMLEKIGLHPVVVESEKSPALTRLQASGSLPYDAILVDSIDTARRLRAVDDFKYLPIVLLAPIVHVSLKSCLDLGITSYMTTPCKLIDLGNGMIPALENRATPSLADNTKSFEILLAEDNTVNQRLAVKILEKYHHVVTVVGNGWEAVEAVKRKKFDVILMDVQMPIMGGFEATGKIREYERGIGTHRTPIIALTAHAMMGDREKCIQAQMDEYLSKPLQQNHLIQTILKCATLGGPLLEKNRERELALHAEAKSSKHKEGGQGLLRPALEGRSFTSREPLSGNGKESPALLSPDEDPMARARLDFSDMRSLSN; this comes from the exons ATGATTGACGATGcggccctcgccgccgccgccgagatcGTGGCATCGATTGCCCCAGATTCTCGACTGCCCAATTCGATACCTGTTGGTGTAGCGTCCCAGGTCCAGCTACCAGGCCGCGACACACCCGCCAAGCGCAAGCTTGAGATAGAACTCCAGAACCTCGCCCTGCGCGTGGGCAAGCTCGAGAGCCAGGCCTCGGCCACGTCCACGTCCACGTTCCCCGAGACGCCCAACGAGGCCATTGACACCCTCTTTGGCGGCGAAgacaccagcaacagcaacgtTGCGCCGACGACCCGCCCCAAGTCCAAAGTCATTCACGCCCAAGGTAGCTTGCACTCTCCGCATCTGCCATATTACCAGCTGACCAAAGAAGCCCTCGAAGGACTTCGAGAACATGTCGACGACCAGTCCAAGTTGCTCGATAGCCAGCGAGAGGAGCTGGCTGGCGTCAACGCCCAGCTCTtggagcagaagcagctACAAGAGCGAgccctcgaggtcctcgagcaGGAGCGCATTGCCACTCTGGAGCGGGAGCTCTGGAAGCATCAAAAGGCCAACGAGGCCTTCCAAAAGGCCCTGAGGGAAATCGGCGAGATCGTCACCGCCGTCGCCCGCGGCGACCTGACCATGAAGGTCCGCATGAACACCGTTGAGATGGACCCTGAAATCACGACATTCAAGCGCACTATTAACGCCATGATGGACCAACTGCAAACATTTGCCAGCGAAGTCTCGCGAGTCGCTCGTGAGGTCGGTACTGAGGGTCTGCTGGGTGGACAAGCCCGCATCGGTGGCGTTGATGGAACATGGAAGGAATTGACGGACAATG TGAACGTAATGGCTCAGAACTTGACCGATCAAG TGCGAGAGATTGCCTCTGTTACAACAGCTGTAGCCCACGGCGACCTGACAAAGAAGATCGAGAGACCTGCACGGGGAGAGATATTGCAGCTTCAACagaccatcaacaccatggtCGACCAACTACGGACCTTTGCCTCTGAAGTCACCCGCGTAGCAAGAGATGTCGGAACCGAAGGTATGCTGGGTGGACAAGCCGACGTAGGGGGAGTGCAGGGCATGTGGAACGATCTTACCGTCAATGTCAacgccatggccaacaacTTGACGACCCAAGTACGCGACATTATCAAGGTCACGACCGCTGTCGCCAAGGGAGACCTGACCCAAAAGGTTCAGGCCGACTGCAGGGGAGAAATCTTTGACCTCAAGTCTACAATCAACTCCATGGTCGACCAGCTCCAGCAGTTTGCCCGCGAGGTTACAAAGATCGCCAGAGAAGTCGGTACTGAGGGTCGTTTGGGAGGTCAGGCTACTGTGCACGACGTCGAAGGCACCTGGAGGGATCTCACAGAGAACGTCAACGGCATGGCCATGAACCTGACGACTCAAGTGCGAGAAATTGCCAAGGTTACTACTGCCGTCGCCAAGGGTGACCTGACAAAGAAGATTGGggtcgaggtcaagggcgagaTTGCGGAGCTcaaaaacaccatcaaccaGATGGTGGACCGCCTGGGTACATTCGCCGTCGAAGTGAGCAAGGTCGCCCGAGAAGTCGGCACAGATGGAACGCTGGGCGGACAGGCTCAGGTAGCCAATGTCGAGGGCAAGTGGAAGGATCTCACAGAAAACGTCAACACGATGGCCTCGAATCTCACAGTCCAG GTCAGAAGCATCTCAACAGTCACGCAAGCCATTGCAAATGGCGAcatgagccagaagatcaaggTCGAAGCAAATGGAGAGATACAAGTGCTGAAAgagaccatcaacaacatggtTGACCGTCTGTCTAGCTTCTGCTACGAAGTGCAGCGAGTCGCCAAGGATGTGGGCGTTGATGGCAAGATGGGTGCTCAAGCCGATGTGGCCGGACTGGACGGCCGATGGAAGGAGATTACAACAGacgtcaacaccatggctaGCAATTTG ACAACGCAAGTGCGTGCCTTCTCGGATATTACTAACCTGGCTACCGATGGGGACTTTACCAagctcgtcgacgtcgaagCCTcgggcgagatggacgagCTCAAGCGAAAGATCAACCAGATGATTTCAAATCTGCGAGACTCTATCCAGCGAAATACCCAGGCCAGAGAGGCTGCCGAGCTtgccaacaagaccaagtccGAGTTCCTGGCCAACATGTCCCACGAGATCCGAACGCCCATGAACGGCATCATCGGAATGACTCAACTGACATTAGACACCGACCTGACTCAATACCAGAGGGAGATGCTTAATATTGTCAATAATCTTGCCAATAGCCTCCTGACGATCATTGACGACATCTTGGATCTTTCCAAGATTGAGGCTCGGAGAATGGTGATTGAAGAGATCCCCTACACTCTGCGGGGAACCGTCTTCAACGCCCTCAAGACTCTCGCCGTCAAGGCAAACGAGAAGTTCTTGGACCTCACCTACAAGGTCGACAGCTCCGTGCCGGACTACGTTATTGGCGATTCTTTCCGTCTCAGGCAAATTATTCTGAACCTTGTTGGCAACGCCATCAAGTTCACTGAGCACGGCGAGGTCAGCCTGACGATCAAGGAACGCGTAGAGCAGAGGAATGTACGACCTGGTGAGTATGCGGTTGAGTTCATCGTTGAGGACACGGGTATTGGAATAGCAAAGGACAAGCTGGACCTGATCTTCGACACCTTCCAGCAGGCCGACGGGTCTATGACACGCAAGTTTGGAGGAACCGGCTTGGGTCTATCCATCTCGAAGCGGCTCGTGAATCTCATGGGTGGTGATCTTTGGGTTATCAGCGAGCAGGGCAAGGGCAGCGAGTTCCACTTCACATGCTTGGTCAAGCTCGCCCACGACGACGCTGCTATGATCGAGCAGCAGATTCGCCCTTACCGAGGACATCAGGTTCTCTTTGTCGACAAGGCTCAGTCGAAGGACGGTGTCTCTATCAAGGGCATGCTGGAGAAGATTGGCCTTCAccccgtcgtcgtcgagtccGAGAAGAGCCCCGCCCTGACACGCCTTCAAGCTAGCGGCTCACTCCCCTACGACGCCATTCTCGTCGATTCGATCGATACTGCCCGGAGGTTGAGAGCGGTGGATGACTTCAAGTACCTCCCTATTGTCCTCCTCGCACCCATTGTTCACGTCAGCCTCAAGTCGTGCTTGGATCTGGGAATCACGTCGTATATGACGACTCCTTGCAAGCTCATTGATCTAGGAAATGGCATGATCCCTGCCCTTGAGAACCGAGCGACACCCTCACTGGCTGATAATACCAAGTCGTTCGAGATCCTACTCGCTGAGGATAACACGGTCAACCAAAGGTTAGctgtcaagatcctcgaaAAGTACCACCACGTGGTGACGGTTGTGGGCAACGGTTGGGAGGCCGtggaggctgtcaagaggaagaagtttGACGTTATTCTCATGGACGTGCAGATGCCCATCATG GGAGGCTTCGAGGCCACAGGAAAGATTCGAGAGTACGAGCGCGGCATAGGAACACACCGTACACCCATCATCGCTCTAACGGCCCACGCTATGATGGGTGACCGAGAAAAGTGCATCCAGGCGCAGATGGACGAGTACCTGTCCAAGCCCCTGCAGCAGAACCACCTCATCCAGACGATTCTAAAGTGTGCCACCCTCGGTGGTCCactcctcgagaagaaccGCGAGCGCGAGCTGGCCCTCCACGCTGAGGCCAAGTCGTCCAAACACAAGGAGGGAGGACAGGGCCTCCTGCGCCCGGCTTTGGAGGGCCGCTCCTTTACGAGTCGAGAGCCTCTGTCGGGAAACGGCAAGGAAAGCCCGGCCCTGCTGTCACCGGACGAAGATCCTATGGCAAGAGCACGTCTCGATTTCTCTGACATGAGGAGCCTGTCCAACTAA